The nucleotide sequence ACTTAAAAATGAAACAAGATACTTTAAACTTCACAGATGTACCAACATCTCACTGGGCACATAACGACATCTCAATCTTAGCATCGAACGGCATCACAGTAGGTAAAGGTGACGGCACATTCGGTACAAACGATAACGTTATGTTAAAACATTTAACAGCTTTCATTAACCGTCTACAATAATAAGATTGGCAATACCAATACTTAATGAATAAAAATTAGTAACTTCTACATATCTCAATAGATATCCACCTTGCAGGGAAGTACTTACTAATAGTTGTTGAAACACAGACAAATTTGTCTGTGTTTCTTTTTTTTGTGGTTGGGGCTTAGGCTGTGTGCTGCTTTATTAGCCAATTGCGGAGAAAAAGTGAAAATAATTTCGACTGTAGTAGAACGTATGCGAGTGAAAGTGGAGAGTTTCGTTGCTAATGTGGAAGAATTTACTGCTGAAGTAGAAAGTTGTAACTTTATTAGAAGATCTCAGAATGAAAGTAGAAGCTTTTGCATCAAAAGTAGAACGGTTGCCAGGGAAAGTGAAAGCTGCAGTTCATAATGTGGAACAATTCAGATCGAAAGTAGAAAGCGGTAACCTTATTAGAAAATCTCTGAGTGAAAGTAGAAACTTTTCATTCTAAAATAGAATGTTTGTGAGAGAAAGTGGAAAGTTTGGCTGACAATGTGGAAGAGTTTTAAGATAAAGTAGAAAGTCTAATTTTATTAGAAAATCTCTGATTGAAAGTAGGTGCTTTTCTATCGAAAGTAGAACGTTTGCAGGAGAAAGTAGAAAATTTCGCTGCTAATGTGGAACAGTTCCCAGCTGAAATAGAAAGCGGTAACTTTATTAGAAATTCTCTAAATAAAGGTAGAAACTTTCCCATCAAAAGTAGAACGTTTGCCAAGAGAAGTCGAAGCTGCAGCTAAGAAAATAGAACATTTCATACCTAAAGTAGAAAGTGAAACTATATTTGCCAATTTTGGACTAAAAGTAGAACCCCTTTCACCTAAAGAGAATCTCTCATCTCTTACAGGAAAAATATCACATTCTACTTCCTACAAACTAGAAAAATATTAACTTTCTAAGTCAGTTACATATTAATTTTATGAATAATTTGGTAAAATGGGAACTATCTAATAGAGGGGAGGATTTTAACATTGTCTTTGCGCAATCTTGTCGTGACGGTGACAATCATCTTCATGGCAATGTTCCAATTGAATACGGCATATGCTAGTACAAGCTTTGCCGATGTCCCTTCTTCAAACGGGGCGTATAATGAAATTAACTATTTAGTAAATGCGGGTGTCATAAAAGGGTATACGGAAAATGGTAAAACTCTTTATAAACCGAACGCCCATGTAACCCGTGGACAAGCTGCTAAAATGGTCGTTGTGGCAACAAATAACAAGCCTTTAACTGTAAAAAATTCTTCTTTTTCTGATGTTACATTAGGAACAGAACTTTCGGGCTATGTAGAAAGTGCGTTGGAATTAGGATTTTTCTCTGAGCAATCTAAAGGGAAATTTGGACCGAACACACCTTTAACACGAGAAGAAATGAGTAAAGTGCTGGCCATTGCATTTAAATTAAACACGGCTCAAACAGAAAAGCTGGAAATTCCATTTAAAGATATTAAACCGACGTATGGCTACTATCCATACATCGCAGCGATTTACTTTAACGGAATTACAATGGAGGCCGATAAATATAATCCAAAAAATTCAGTAACACGTGCGCAGTTCGCTTCATTTATCGCTCGTGCATCTTCTGAAAAATATCGTTTACCATTGCCAGTACAAGGGGTGAACGTACCGGACGTTTCGACAGCAATTGCTTCTGTTAAAGCAAATGTTAATAATTTAAATGTCCGCACATCTGCATCTTCTTCAAATGCATCAAATATTTTGGCGAAAGTAAATACAGGAGCAGCATTTTCCGTATTTGAAATCCAGAAAGACGGTTGGCTGAAGGTTTCACATGAGGGACGCTATGCCTATGTTTATAAGGACTATGTAGATTTTATAGATGAATCCGGCAAGCTCCTTAACAAAGTCCAAAAGCATGTTTACGCATCGGGCAACATTCAAGCATATGAAAAGCGTGATGTCGCTTCAAATAGTGTAAGCTCGATTGCGGCGAAAGAGAAAATTGCTGTTTATAATACGATTGGCAATTGGTATGTCACGTTAGTAAATGGTTTACCTGCCTATGTACGAGTTTCTCAAACAGAGGATTCATTACAGACAGAACCTGTTACCCCTCCAGCAGTGGAACCGGAAAAACCGGTAGTGGAAGAGGAAAATAATGTACCGAACCCTCCTGCTGAAAATAGTGGAGAAAATGAACAACCAGTTACGCCGCCGCAACAGCTATTGACGAATACGGTAGGCAAAGCGACAGTTGATGCTTTGCAGATTCGTGAGTCGGCTTCAGGTACTTCACGTTCACTTGGTCAAATTAAGCGAGGAACATTAGTGGAAGTCCATTCGGTATCAGGTAGCTGGGCTAAAATAACGTATAACGGTATTAACGGTTATATTAATAAAACATATTTACAACTTCTTAATCAAAAAGGACCTGCTGTAAAGGATCGTATTATTGTTCTTGATCCAGGTCATGGCGGTAAAGACCCAGGTGCTGTTAAAAGTAATGCACGTGAAAAGGAAATCGTTCTAAAAGTTGCGAATCTAGTAAAGCAGAAGCTTGAAAAAGATGGTGCGATAGTAAAAATGACGCGTTCAGGTGATACATATCCTAGCTTAGAGGATCGTGTTCGATACGCTAAAAATGAGAACGGTGAAATTTTTATCAGTCTTCATGCAAATGCAGCAGCAAAGGAAGCGGCAAATGGAACGGAAACATTCTACAGTGTTACTTCCAATGCAAATGAAAAAGAAGATTTAGCGTTGGCAACAGCCATTAATAATGAAATCGTTAAAAACGCAAAAATGTACAACCGTGGTGTAAAACGCGCAGACTATGTAGTTATTAAAGGAAACGTGATGCCTGCTGTTTTAGTGGAGCTCGGTTTCATTACTAACAATGCAGATAGAGAAAAGCTTATATCTGACGAGTATGTCGAGATTTTTGCCCAGTCTATTTACAACGGTATTGTGCAGTATTATACGAAATGATTGAATGAGCAGCTTCCTGATTGAGAGGGGGCTGCTCAGTTTTTATTTATGTATGATGTTCTAATATGTTCCCCAGAAGCTCTAATATCCTGGAAAATGTTCTAATAAAAGTGCCAAGTTCTAATATAATAGGCATTTCTTCTAAAATGTCATCCGGATGTTCTAATATCATACCCAGAACTTCAAATATCCTAACCCAATTTTCTAATAACCTTCCCAACTTTTCTAATAAATTGTCAATCTCAATATTCTAGTCCCAACTACAAAAAAATCCAGCACTTCCGTAAAAGTACTGGATTAAAAATTAATTTCCTGGAATTAATTGAACTAAATCAGAGCGTACCCAACCGTATTTTGCTGGAGGGTTATTGTCTGACAAAATTTTGTACCAAACATAGCCGTCTGTACCTTTCGTTTCTTCAACGATTGCGACAGGATAGCCGAACACGCCTGTTTCACCTACGTATTTCGCTTTATAAGTGAAGTGGATTGGCGATGATGTTGTTGGTTCATTACGCACATTTACTAAATGGCCATTTTCATATGATACGAATGCCAATTTCGCTTGTTTGTAATCTTTTTTACCGAAGCGGTTGTCCATGCGGTACATATGACCGGCAATTTTACTGCCCCAGAATGGATCAGATGCATAGTGAACATTCATGCCGGATGTTTTATTCCCCGGTACTGCACCTTTTGCATAACCACCTGATTGAGGCACGTACTTCAGATTGACATAGCGGTTAATAAACGCTAGAACACTATCGTCACGGTTTTTATATACTTGACCTAATGTTGGATCAGTGTCGAAAACTTCAATACCAAAAATGTTGTTTTTCGTCAGTGCATTTTTACTTACTCCGTAATCACCTTCATGCATTGCTGCAGCTAAAATGAATAGGGCATTGACATGATATTGTGATTCTACCTGCTTTAAAAATTTCCCCATCCCGATTAAACGAGATTCTACCGTTGCTTTGGCATATTGTGGTGAATTTTTTAGTGCCTGGCGCTCTGTTAATAATGTCATAATTATATTGTCCAGTTCTTCAGCTGTATAGTTAGATGGCTGACGAATCGACTGGAATTGGAAATACGGATAATGTGTCCCTACTTTTTTCGTTAATAGAACGTCAGAGTAGAAATTTACACCATCTTGGCTGTAATATTGTGCGCCTGGTTTTATAAATGCAGGTGCTTCACTCACTACATAATTCCCGTAATACTTTTGTGTAATATGGTTATACGTACGATGTGTTAAGTAACCACCTTCAGCAAAATAGTAGTCTTGTCCTTTAATTAAGCTTGTTGGTGTTAATGTTACTTCATCAATTTTTGCATAGCCTTTTGTATCAGCTAATTGAACGATTGCATACTGATCATTACTTCCGATGTATTTAAACTGAGAGCCTTCTACAGCATACGATAACGATTTCGTGAAGTTTTTATCTGAATAGATTGTTACAGTGTTTGCTTTCGTATCAGCTGCTGAAGCGATACCTGAAGACATTTTAATGATTTTGTCGCCTTTAATAATTAAGTTTGAACCAGTACTTTTTAACGCTGACTCTGCTTGTTCGTAGTTAAAATAAACAGTTGAGTTTTTCGTTATTACTCCATTTGAAATTTTACCTACATAATAAATATTAGGGTTTGGAGCAGGCGTTTCCGTCGGTTCTTCACCTTCTTTTACAGCAAATGTTTCGATTGTCGTTTGCATACGGAATAAAAATGCTGCGGCATGAGCGATTGTCGCATTGCCTTGAGGTTCAAAGAATACCCCATTTTTCGTATGTGATCCACGGATAATATTGTAGTAAACGTTTGTAGCTACAGCCGGTTTGAACTGATCGCTAATTTTGCTGTTATCCTTAAACGTTAGCGGCTGTCCTTCCAACGGCACGTTTGAATAACGCAATGCTTTTTCCAAAAGTGCTGCCATATGCTGGCGCGTTATTTTTTCGTTCGGACGGAATGTGCCATCAGGATAACCGCTTAAAATGTTTGATCCGGCAGCTGCCTGGATTTCACGTGTCAGTTCGTTACCAGCTTTTAAATCTTTAAAAGTGTATGTAGACGAATCTGGTAATTTAAGTGCGCGGGTAATATAAGAAGCAAATTCTCCACGCGTAACGGCACGGTTAGGATTGAAATTTCCTTTGCTGTCTGGTCGGATGACATTTTGATTAGACCAATATGTTAGTTCATTTACCATTTGATGGCCTTTTATATCATTTGCATGAGATGTTGATTGTGTTGTGAAAGACAGAGCAACGACTAATGCGAATGCTAGTCCAACTATTTTTTTTAACACAGATTCACGCTCCTTTCCTATATGATGATATTTTACCAATATATGAGCGAGAATCATAGATGAATCCTAATACTTTAGATGTTTGTAATATAAATGTAATTAAAAAGTCCTTTAAAAACTAGTTTAAAGATAGGGAAAAAAGAGCTCTGCAATATAAGAGTTGAAGATATAAAAAAGAGTGAGCCGGGTTAAAGCTCATATAAAACTTAATGTGAAAATAAGTGGGGGGGTCTTGCGATTGAAGGAAGAGATGAATGAGAAGGGCACACTTTAAAAAGAGTCGTATTTTATCTATCTATTAAATAGGAAATCGAATAAGAATTATAAATTTAATGCTTTCGATATTTTTTTTATTTCTTTCGTTAAGTAATGAAGCTGTTCATGAACTTCCTGGAGATCCACGTTATTTTGGCTGTAGTTACTGGCCTGCTGTTGTGCTTCCTGCAGTGCAAGAGCGGACGCAAATGTTGAAATCCCTTCCGCTAACGTAGCTAATAAACCGGCCAACACCTCGAGTGAAGCGGCTTGAATTATTGGATTGTTATCGATTGGCGGTTCATTATTTTTTTTACGGTTATTTTGCAATACTACGACCTCCAAAATAGTGATGTATATATTTTATGGTTTTGA is from Solibacillus isronensis and encodes:
- a CDS encoding N-acetylmuramoyl-L-alanine amidase; the encoded protein is MSLRNLVVTVTIIFMAMFQLNTAYASTSFADVPSSNGAYNEINYLVNAGVIKGYTENGKTLYKPNAHVTRGQAAKMVVVATNNKPLTVKNSSFSDVTLGTELSGYVESALELGFFSEQSKGKFGPNTPLTREEMSKVLAIAFKLNTAQTEKLEIPFKDIKPTYGYYPYIAAIYFNGITMEADKYNPKNSVTRAQFASFIARASSEKYRLPLPVQGVNVPDVSTAIASVKANVNNLNVRTSASSSNASNILAKVNTGAAFSVFEIQKDGWLKVSHEGRYAYVYKDYVDFIDESGKLLNKVQKHVYASGNIQAYEKRDVASNSVSSIAAKEKIAVYNTIGNWYVTLVNGLPAYVRVSQTEDSLQTEPVTPPAVEPEKPVVEEENNVPNPPAENSGENEQPVTPPQQLLTNTVGKATVDALQIRESASGTSRSLGQIKRGTLVEVHSVSGSWAKITYNGINGYINKTYLQLLNQKGPAVKDRIIVLDPGHGGKDPGAVKSNAREKEIVLKVANLVKQKLEKDGAIVKMTRSGDTYPSLEDRVRYAKNENGEIFISLHANAAAKEAANGTETFYSVTSNANEKEDLALATAINNEIVKNAKMYNRGVKRADYVVIKGNVMPAVLVELGFITNNADREKLISDEYVEIFAQSIYNGIVQYYTK
- a CDS encoding S-layer homology domain-containing protein, which gives rise to MLKKIVGLAFALVVALSFTTQSTSHANDIKGHQMVNELTYWSNQNVIRPDSKGNFNPNRAVTRGEFASYITRALKLPDSSTYTFKDLKAGNELTREIQAAAGSNILSGYPDGTFRPNEKITRQHMAALLEKALRYSNVPLEGQPLTFKDNSKISDQFKPAVATNVYYNIIRGSHTKNGVFFEPQGNATIAHAAAFLFRMQTTIETFAVKEGEEPTETPAPNPNIYYVGKISNGVITKNSTVYFNYEQAESALKSTGSNLIIKGDKIIKMSSGIASAADTKANTVTIYSDKNFTKSLSYAVEGSQFKYIGSNDQYAIVQLADTKGYAKIDEVTLTPTSLIKGQDYYFAEGGYLTHRTYNHITQKYYGNYVVSEAPAFIKPGAQYYSQDGVNFYSDVLLTKKVGTHYPYFQFQSIRQPSNYTAEELDNIIMTLLTERQALKNSPQYAKATVESRLIGMGKFLKQVESQYHVNALFILAAAMHEGDYGVSKNALTKNNIFGIEVFDTDPTLGQVYKNRDDSVLAFINRYVNLKYVPQSGGYAKGAVPGNKTSGMNVHYASDPFWGSKIAGHMYRMDNRFGKKDYKQAKLAFVSYENGHLVNVRNEPTTSSPIHFTYKAKYVGETGVFGYPVAIVEETKGTDGYVWYKILSDNNPPAKYGWVRSDLVQLIPGN
- a CDS encoding multidrug ABC transporter ATPase, encoding MQNNRKKNNEPPIDNNPIIQAASLEVLAGLLATLAEGISTFASALALQEAQQQASNYSQNNVDLQEVHEQLHYLTKEIKKISKALNL